One genomic window of Elaeis guineensis isolate ETL-2024a chromosome 2, EG11, whole genome shotgun sequence includes the following:
- the LOC105056455 gene encoding deSI-like protein At4g17486: MKSGSKKGRNTKLGLLKSWPLRLRGKSSTRFCMFPKVRSAERTDGNAPVYLNVYDLTSVNDFVYWAGIGIFHSGVEVHGMEYAFGAHDYPTSGVFEVEPRSCPGFRFRKSIFMGTTCLDPIQVREFMELNSVNYNGDDYHLIVKNCNHFCEDICYKLTGNSIPKWVNRLANIGSLCSCILPEAFQISAVRHEPDFQADDGETMKLTSSFSCLTSVSMHQRQLAASSVFLSSPLKGCFQPWEFSRSGSVH, encoded by the exons ATGAAGTCAGGCTCAAAGAAGGG AAGAAATACAAAGTTGGGCTTGCTGAAGAGTTGGCCTCTTCGCCTGAGAGGCAAATCTTCCACTCGTTTCTGTATGTTCCCCAAGGTTCGTTCAGCCGAGAGAACAGATGGAAATGCACCAGTTTATCTGAATGTGTATGACCTTACATCTGTGAATGACTTTGTTTATTGGGCAGGCATTGGAATATTCCATTCAGGGGTTGAAG TTCATGGCATGGAGTATGCATTTGGTGCACATGACTACCCAACTAGCGGTGTCTTTGAAGTTGAGCCTCGCTCTTGTCCAGGCTTTAGATTCCGGAAGTCAATATTCATGGGCACAACATGTTTAGACCCTATTCAGGTCAGAGAGTTTATGGAGCTCAATTCTGTAAACTATAATGGAGATGACTACCATTTGATTGTGAAGAACTGCAACCATTTCTGTGAGGATATCTGTTATAAGTTGACAGGCAATTCAATTCCAAAATGGGTCAATCGACTTGCCAATATAG GCTCCCTTTgcagctgcatcctgcccgaggccTTTCAGATTTCTGCTGTTCGTCATGAGCCTGATTTCCAAGCAGATGATGGTGAGACGATGAAGTTGACAAGCAGTTTTAGCTGCCTAACTTCGGTCTCCATGCATCAGAGGCAGTTGGCAGCCTCGTCCGTCTTCTTGAGTTCTCCCCTGAAAGGTTGCTTTCAACCATGGGAGTTCAGCAGGTCTGGTTCTGTCCATTGA